TGAGGTTTTAGAGTTTATTAACACACATTTAAATGAGCATTTTGCAAAAGGGGAGTGATGGCAAAGGAAAAAGCGGTAGAAATTAGCAAAAAAATCTTAAAAATCACAGGGCAGACCAACGCGCAACTAGGGCTTATTAAAGAAGGAGATAAAGTGCTTTTAGGTTTAAGCGGGGGTAAGGATTCCATATTGCTAGCCACTTTGCTTGCTAGGCTTAAAAGATATGCCCCATTTAACTTTGAGTTTAAAGCACTCACTGTGGATTATGGGCGTGGTGGCGAATATGAGTATATCTTTGAATATTGTGAGAAACACGGAATCCCTTATGAACTTTACCGCACAGATATTTATAAGATTTTAGAAGAGAATAAAAGAGAAGGGAGTGTGTATTGTAGCTTTTGCTCGCGTATGCGACGCGGAGCTTTATACACCAAAGCTCTAGAGGGCGGATATAACAAGCTAGCCCTAGCTCATCATTTAGATGATGCGGCAGAGAGTTTTATGATGAATTTAACTTATAATGGCGCATTGCGTTCTATGCCACCAATTTATAAGGCAGAAAATGGAATTTTTGTAATCCGTCCTTTGATTTTTGTAAGAGAGCGGCAAATTATAGATTTTATTGCAAAAAATAATATTTACATTGCCCCAGATTGCAACTGTCCGATAATGTGGCAAAAGGACGATAAGCGCCCATTTGCAAGAGAGAAAACAAAGCAAATGTTAAAGGAAATGGAGGAAGCAAATCCAGATTTTTTCACTTCCTTAAAGGTTGCATTAAGTAATGTGCATTTGAATAGTTTATTTGATATGAAATATTTAGATAAACAAGATTAAAATTGGGATTCCTTGTCAATTTGACGAATTGGCTTTTCAATTTCTTTTGTGTAAAAACCATCACAATTTATTTTTTGTAGTTTGAAACCTGTTTCAATCATTGCAAAAAGTTCAGGCTTTGGAGGCAATTCTATTGTGAATGTATTTATGGGTGGAAAGGTGCGCTTTATAAAGAAATTCTATGTGATGTTTGTGATAAATTGAAAGTAAATTACAATAAAACATCATCAATACAAATCGTTGAAGAAAATTTATTTGCAAAAATATTAGAAGATTATATAAATAATTTATCTCCAGAAGATATGAAAAAGATTGGAGAAGAGTTTAATGTTTCTTTTAGCACTAAAGCGTCCTTAACTGCTAGTTTGCAAGTAATAATGAAAGCAAAAGATTTTGCAGCTTATAAATTGATGGTTATTGTAGCCAATGCGTTTTGGAAATTTATTTTTGGGAAAGGCTTATCTTTTGCAACTAATGCAACATTGACTAAAACTTTATCTGTATTCTTAGGTCCTATTGGTTGGACTGCTACAGGAATTTGGACTGCTTTTGATATTGCTAGCCCTGCTTATAGGGTAACAATTTCAGTAGCGATTTAAGTAGCGTATTTAAGACAGGATTTAAATCAAAAGAAAAATGCAAATTAGTATATAATTCTTATTTGCCATTAGCTTATAAATTCCATAATCTCACACGCAAAAGATTCTGAAGTTTTTGGCAAATAGTGTAAAAATTGTTCTAAAAATTGCTTGTTTAAAAATATTTCTCCACAAAGGACGATACCTTGCGTGTGGTAGTTTTCATTCATATCGCGACTAAGATTTGCAAAAAACTCTGCTAAAGAATCTAAAATCCCAAAACAAAGTAGTGGAGTTTCAACACCCGCAAGCTTAAAGCTCATCACAGAGCGCAGAGTTTGAAGTGTGTTAAGATGGATTCTACCCTCACTATCGCGCTCTAGGCGAAAATCAATGCGCGGTCCCTTTTGCCCCATAAAGCTAGCAGCACTTTGTAAGACTTGCCTATAAGCGTGTTCTAAATCTGCTTCACTTCCTAAATCTAGCAAGATCCCCGCCATTCCCACTAAATCTAATAAATTTTGAGAGATTATG
The Helicobacter winghamensis ATCC BAA-430 DNA segment above includes these coding regions:
- a CDS encoding tRNA 2-thiocytidine(32) synthetase TtcA, yielding MAKEKAVEISKKILKITGQTNAQLGLIKEGDKVLLGLSGGKDSILLATLLARLKRYAPFNFEFKALTVDYGRGGEYEYIFEYCEKHGIPYELYRTDIYKILEENKREGSVYCSFCSRMRRGALYTKALEGGYNKLALAHHLDDAAESFMMNLTYNGALRSMPPIYKAENGIFVIRPLIFVRERQIIDFIAKNNIYIAPDCNCPIMWQKDDKRPFAREKTKQMLKEMEEANPDFFTSLKVALSNVHLNSLFDMKYLDKQD
- a CDS encoding ubiquinol-cytochrome C chaperone family protein, producing the protein MKVNYNKTSSIQIVEENLFAKILEDYINNLSPEDMKKIGEEFNVSFSTKASLTASLQVIMKAKDFAAYKLMVIVANAFWKFIFGKGLSFATNATLTKTLSVFLGPIGWTATGIWTAFDIASPAYRVTISVAI